Proteins encoded together in one Marinobacter sp. Arc7-DN-1 window:
- the fabF gene encoding beta-ketoacyl-ACP synthase II has translation MSKRRVVITGVGMLSPLGNDVESSWEGIRAGRSGIGMIDRFDASGYNTRIGGAIRELDMEPYLSTKDARKLDAFIHYGLIAAQQAVDDSGLEAFEALDRERVGIAIGSGIGGLEYIEKSVLTMDKSGPRKVSPFFVPASVINMISGNAAIRFGYRGPNIAIVTACTTGTHNIGYAARTIAYGDAEVMLAGGSEMATTRTGMAAFSAARALSTRNDQPTKASRPWDKDRDGFVLSDGAGVVVLEELEHAKQRGATIYGEVVGFGMSDDAHHITAPPENGEGAARSMANAIRDAGLKPDEIDYINAHGTSTQVGDVAEVAAVRRIFEGHADKLAMSSTKSMTGHLLGAAGAVEAIFSVLSIRDGVLPPTINLDNPDDGCDLDFVAHESRKADVRVALSNSFGFGGTNGTLIFRRFEG, from the coding sequence ATGAGCAAACGGCGAGTTGTTATCACAGGCGTGGGCATGCTGTCTCCACTGGGAAATGACGTGGAGTCATCCTGGGAAGGTATCCGGGCAGGACGCAGCGGGATCGGAATGATCGACCGTTTTGACGCGTCGGGCTACAACACCCGGATTGGGGGTGCCATCCGTGAGCTGGATATGGAGCCATACCTCTCGACCAAAGACGCCAGAAAGCTTGATGCATTTATTCATTATGGCCTTATTGCCGCCCAGCAGGCGGTGGACGACAGTGGTCTTGAGGCTTTTGAGGCGCTTGACCGGGAAAGAGTGGGGATCGCAATCGGCTCCGGGATCGGTGGTCTCGAATACATCGAGAAAAGCGTTCTGACCATGGACAAGTCCGGCCCTCGCAAAGTCTCGCCTTTTTTTGTGCCGGCCTCCGTGATCAACATGATTTCCGGCAATGCGGCGATCCGTTTCGGCTACCGTGGTCCCAACATCGCAATCGTTACCGCTTGTACCACCGGCACTCACAATATCGGCTATGCTGCCCGCACTATTGCTTACGGGGATGCCGAGGTGATGCTCGCCGGTGGCTCGGAAATGGCAACAACGCGTACCGGGATGGCGGCCTTCTCTGCCGCCCGGGCACTTTCTACTCGCAACGACCAACCCACCAAGGCAAGCCGGCCATGGGACAAAGACCGGGACGGATTTGTGCTGAGTGACGGTGCGGGTGTCGTTGTCCTTGAAGAGCTGGAACACGCGAAGCAACGAGGTGCCACAATTTATGGCGAGGTTGTCGGCTTCGGCATGAGCGACGACGCCCACCACATTACCGCGCCGCCGGAGAATGGCGAAGGAGCGGCCCGGTCCATGGCGAATGCGATCCGGGATGCCGGCCTGAAGCCGGATGAAATCGATTATATCAATGCCCACGGCACGTCAACCCAGGTGGGAGATGTGGCGGAAGTGGCTGCTGTCCGGCGTATATTCGAAGGCCATGCCGACAAACTTGCCATGAGCAGCACGAAATCCATGACCGGGCATCTGCTTGGTGCTGCCGGTGCGGTCGAGGCGATTTTTTCGGTGTTGTCGATCCGCGATGGGGTGCTGCCCCCGACCATCAATCTGGACAATCCCGATGACGGATGCGATCTGGATTTTGTTGCCCACGAAAGCCGTAAAGCGGATGTGCGGGTGGCTTTGTCCAATTCCTTCGGATTCGGTGGTACCAACGGAACCCTGATTTTCCGTCGCTTTGAAGGCTGA
- the acpP gene encoding acyl carrier protein produces MSTVEERVKKIVCEQLGVKESEVQNSSSFVEDLGADSLDTVELVMALEEEFETEIPDEEAEKLASVQDAIDYIVAHT; encoded by the coding sequence ATGAGTACAGTTGAAGAGCGCGTTAAGAAGATCGTTTGTGAACAGTTGGGCGTTAAAGAGTCCGAGGTTCAGAACTCATCTTCTTTTGTAGAGGATCTTGGCGCTGACTCACTGGACACCGTTGAGCTGGTTATGGCCCTGGAAGAGGAATTTGAAACCGAGATTCCTGATGAGGAAGCCGAGAAGCTGGCAAGTGTTCAGGACGCGATCGACTACATCGTCGCGCACACCTGA
- the fabG gene encoding 3-oxoacyl-ACP reductase FabG codes for MSLEGKIALVTGATRGIGQAIARALAEQGAEVIGTATSAGGAESITNDLQSAGLKGYGMVMNVADPASIEAGLKELTERSGAPLILVNNAGITRDNLLMRLKDEDWASVLETNLSSVYRTSKAVLRGMAKARWGRIVNISSVVAGMGNPGQGNYCAAKAGVEGFTRSLAKEMSNRGITANCVAPGFIDTDMTKKLDDRQREAMLEIIPAGRLGEPEEVAAVVAFLASDAAGYVTGETINVNGGMYMG; via the coding sequence ATGTCTCTGGAAGGTAAGATTGCACTGGTAACCGGTGCGACCCGCGGAATTGGCCAGGCGATTGCCCGTGCATTGGCCGAGCAGGGCGCTGAAGTCATCGGTACGGCCACCAGCGCCGGCGGTGCCGAATCCATCACCAACGATCTGCAGTCTGCCGGGCTCAAGGGCTACGGCATGGTTATGAATGTGGCAGATCCCGCCAGCATCGAGGCGGGTCTGAAGGAGTTGACCGAGAGATCCGGTGCGCCGCTGATTCTCGTCAATAATGCCGGCATTACCCGTGATAACCTGCTGATGCGCCTGAAAGACGAGGACTGGGCGTCGGTTCTGGAAACCAATCTGTCCAGCGTCTATCGCACCAGCAAAGCTGTGCTTCGTGGAATGGCGAAGGCGAGGTGGGGTCGGATTGTCAATATCAGTTCAGTGGTTGCAGGTATGGGTAATCCCGGGCAGGGTAACTACTGCGCCGCCAAAGCCGGGGTGGAAGGCTTTACCCGAAGCCTTGCCAAGGAAATGTCGAACCGGGGCATTACCGCGAATTGCGTGGCGCCGGGATTTATTGACACGGATATGACAAAAAAACTGGACGACAGGCAGCGCGAGGCTATGCTGGAAATCATACCCGCGGGTCGTCTGGGTGAGCCGGAAGAAGTGGCAGCTGTGGTTGCCTTCCTGGCATCAGATGCCGCCGGATACGTGACGGGTGAAACCATCAATGTAAACGGTGGAATGTACATGGGATAA
- the fabD gene encoding ACP S-malonyltransferase, translating into MKSAFIFPGQGSQSVGMLSAAAETWPIINRTFAEASNVLGYDLWQLCQKGPAEELNRTMVTQPALLTASVALWRQWFVAGGSKPDFLAGHSLGEYSALVASESLDFIEAVRLVRLRGELMQDAVPAGEGKMAAILGLEDDDVVAACESAAQGEVVSAVNFNAPGQVVIAGSAAAVERAIEACKEKGARKAMPLPVSVPSHCALMKGASEELAKALDDVRFNDAVIPVIQNVNAAAETESATLKANLLKQLYSPVRWTDSVRTLVSNGVEVAVECGTGKVLAGLAKRIDRALAVHSIEDPDSLAKALDAFSQS; encoded by the coding sequence ATGAAATCAGCCTTTATTTTTCCCGGACAAGGGTCACAATCCGTTGGTATGCTTTCGGCGGCCGCTGAAACCTGGCCCATTATCAACAGAACCTTTGCTGAAGCTTCCAATGTATTGGGCTACGATCTCTGGCAGCTGTGCCAGAAGGGCCCGGCCGAGGAGCTTAACAGAACCATGGTCACCCAGCCTGCACTGCTGACAGCCAGTGTCGCCCTGTGGCGCCAGTGGTTTGTTGCAGGCGGCAGCAAGCCGGACTTCCTCGCTGGCCACAGCCTGGGCGAGTACAGTGCCCTGGTTGCCTCCGAGAGCCTTGACTTCATTGAAGCGGTAAGGCTGGTTCGCCTTCGTGGAGAGCTCATGCAGGATGCGGTGCCGGCAGGGGAAGGCAAAATGGCGGCTATCCTGGGTCTTGAGGATGATGATGTCGTCGCTGCCTGTGAAAGCGCTGCTCAGGGCGAGGTTGTCTCCGCCGTGAACTTCAACGCCCCCGGGCAGGTGGTAATAGCCGGTTCGGCGGCTGCCGTCGAACGGGCCATTGAAGCCTGCAAGGAAAAAGGCGCGCGCAAGGCCATGCCTTTGCCGGTCAGCGTTCCGTCCCATTGCGCCCTGATGAAAGGCGCGTCGGAAGAGCTGGCAAAAGCCCTGGATGATGTGCGCTTTAATGATGCTGTCATCCCGGTTATACAAAATGTTAACGCCGCGGCCGAGACGGAATCCGCTACACTGAAGGCCAATCTTCTGAAGCAGCTCTATTCGCCGGTCCGGTGGACGGATTCCGTTCGTACCCTCGTGAGTAACGGTGTGGAAGTGGCTGTTGAATGCGGTACCGGTAAGGTCCTGGCCGGACTTGCAAAGCGTATTGACCGGGCACTGGCGGTTCACAGTATCGAAGATCCGGACTCGCTGGCGAAGGCGCTTGACGCGTTCAGCCAGTCCTGA
- the plsX gene encoding phosphate acyltransferase PlsX: protein MKPVTIAIDAMGGDRGAAVVVAASLQAVRENEALSIVLVGVRSELEALLREGHARIRIVEAADVVRMNERPSHALRHKKNSSMAIALSLVRDDEAQGCVSAGNTGALMAFGRTIIRMYPGIERPAIAKLIPSLRGRCHVLDLGANVDSTAENLYQYALMGSLMASAICQQAEPRVALLNVGEEEIKGNEQVRLASHMLAQCDTVNYIGYVEGSDLFRDVADVVVCDGFVGNIALKTGEGVAGLLIELMEQAFTRNLYGRLVGLLARPIIGRLLRLMDPSRHNGASLLGLQGVVIKSHGNANERAMLSAIRQAVREVELEVPRRINERLDDLML, encoded by the coding sequence GTGAAGCCGGTCACCATTGCGATTGACGCCATGGGTGGCGACCGCGGAGCCGCGGTTGTGGTTGCTGCGTCGCTACAGGCGGTGCGTGAAAACGAAGCCTTGAGCATCGTTCTGGTCGGAGTCCGGAGCGAGCTTGAGGCTTTGTTGCGTGAGGGGCATGCAAGAATCCGCATTGTTGAGGCGGCAGATGTGGTGCGCATGAATGAGCGCCCGTCCCATGCGCTCCGTCACAAGAAAAACTCATCCATGGCCATTGCCCTGAGTCTGGTCCGTGACGACGAAGCTCAGGGCTGTGTCAGTGCCGGGAACACCGGCGCCCTGATGGCGTTTGGCCGTACCATCATTCGCATGTATCCGGGCATAGAGCGACCGGCTATCGCCAAGCTGATTCCCTCTCTCCGCGGGCGTTGTCACGTCCTTGATCTTGGTGCCAATGTCGATTCAACCGCCGAAAATCTCTATCAGTATGCCCTGATGGGCTCCCTGATGGCCTCGGCTATCTGCCAGCAGGCGGAACCCCGGGTGGCCTTGCTGAATGTCGGGGAAGAAGAGATCAAGGGCAATGAGCAGGTCCGTCTGGCCTCTCACATGCTGGCCCAGTGCGACACTGTCAATTACATCGGTTACGTGGAGGGGAGCGATCTGTTCCGGGATGTGGCCGATGTGGTTGTGTGTGACGGGTTTGTCGGGAATATCGCCCTGAAAACCGGTGAAGGCGTTGCCGGACTCCTGATTGAGTTGATGGAGCAGGCTTTCACCCGGAATCTCTACGGCAGGCTGGTTGGTCTGCTGGCCAGGCCGATTATTGGCCGGCTGCTTCGGTTGATGGACCCCTCCCGTCACAATGGCGCCAGCCTGCTCGGGTTGCAGGGCGTGGTTATCAAGAGCCATGGCAACGCCAACGAGCGAGCCATGCTGTCAGCCATTCGTCAGGCTGTCAGGGAAGTTGAACTGGAAGTGCCCCGCCGGATCAATGAGCGCCTCGACGACCTCATGCTTTGA
- the rpmF gene encoding 50S ribosomal protein L32 has protein sequence MAVQKNRKTRSKRGMRRSHDALSTAALSTDATTGEVHRRHHVSPDGFYRGKQVIEARDE, from the coding sequence ATGGCTGTACAGAAGAATCGCAAAACCCGTTCCAAGCGCGGCATGCGCCGTTCACACGACGCTCTGAGCACTGCCGCTCTGAGCACCGACGCGACCACCGGTGAAGTTCATCGTCGTCACCACGTGTCTCCAGACGGTTTCTACCGTGGTAAGCAGGTAATCGAAGCACGCGACGAGTAA
- a CDS encoding YceD family protein encodes MSKAPNAELPKSVDPYRLAEQNSTLEGIIPLSGLGRFREAVLGFSENAACRVKLSFYMDSERRRVVSGELEAPVELECQRCMGSMGATLVSRFSLGLVTSDEQAKQLPNELEPYLTDDFSADLWSMAEDELLLVLPPFPLHDRNECPAREDLEAYEPEGSAAPPVRKSGENPFSVLADLKKTKH; translated from the coding sequence ATGTCAAAAGCGCCAAACGCCGAGTTACCCAAATCTGTTGATCCTTACCGGTTGGCGGAACAAAACAGCACTCTGGAGGGAATCATTCCCCTCAGCGGGCTTGGCCGTTTCCGGGAAGCTGTTCTGGGGTTTTCAGAGAATGCTGCGTGTCGGGTGAAGTTGTCCTTTTATATGGACAGTGAGCGTCGTCGTGTTGTCTCGGGTGAGCTGGAGGCTCCGGTGGAGCTGGAGTGTCAGCGCTGCATGGGTTCCATGGGCGCGACACTGGTTTCCCGGTTCAGCCTGGGGTTGGTAACCAGTGATGAACAGGCGAAACAGCTGCCGAACGAGCTTGAGCCTTACCTGACCGATGATTTCAGTGCAGATCTTTGGTCAATGGCAGAAGACGAGCTGTTGCTGGTACTGCCACCGTTCCCGCTTCATGATCGGAATGAGTGTCCGGCCCGGGAAGATCTGGAGGCTTACGAGCCTGAGGGCTCCGCGGCACCGCCAGTGAGAAAGTCGGGCGAGAACCCGTTCAGCGTGCTGGCGGATCTCAAGAAGACAAAGCATTAA
- a CDS encoding Maf family protein produces the protein MRQNPLLLASSSPYRKVLLERLGLPFSCASPDIDETPIHDETGEALATRLAETKARALTERFPGHWIIGSDQVACLPDGSILNKPGNHTQARYQLRLSSGHRVLFLTGLALLDTDSGKLEHHCEPYTVHFRQLTDAEIEAYLRREQPYDCAGSFKMEGLGITLFEALEGRDPNSLVGLPLIALNDMLRRWGRNPLLENRPDAPRV, from the coding sequence ATGAGGCAAAACCCCCTGCTGCTGGCCTCGTCGTCACCTTACCGCAAGGTGCTTCTGGAACGGCTCGGCCTGCCCTTCAGTTGCGCCAGCCCTGATATTGACGAAACACCAATTCATGACGAAACCGGGGAGGCGCTGGCAACCCGCCTGGCGGAGACCAAGGCCAGGGCCCTGACAGAGCGATTTCCCGGCCACTGGATTATTGGATCTGACCAGGTAGCCTGCCTGCCGGATGGCTCCATACTGAACAAACCCGGAAATCACACACAAGCCAGGTACCAGTTACGCCTGAGCAGCGGCCACAGGGTCCTGTTCCTCACTGGTCTTGCACTGCTGGACACGGATTCTGGAAAACTGGAGCATCACTGCGAACCTTACACCGTTCACTTCCGACAGCTGACCGACGCGGAAATTGAAGCCTATCTGCGACGGGAACAACCCTATGACTGCGCTGGCAGCTTCAAGATGGAAGGCCTTGGCATCACTCTTTTTGAAGCACTGGAAGGCCGGGACCCGAACAGTCTCGTAGGACTACCACTGATTGCCCTGAACGACATGCTGCGACGCTGGGGCCGGAATCCGCTGCTGGAAAACCGGCCTGATGCGCCCCGGGTTTAA
- a CDS encoding S49 family peptidase: MSDWDSDKSPDWGDEPVEPEKDSKPLFGRKSPKLPPESGRDWKLIEKLVMSLQAEQRRSRRWGIFFKLLTFGYLIALLFMLKAPFGDTLSSVSGKHTALVEINGPIAADELASADNIVGSLRSAFEEPNSVAVILRINSPGGSPVQSGYVYDEIKRLREEYPEKKVYAVISDIGASGAYYIASAADEIYANRASLVGSIGVVAGGFGFTGVMEKIGVDRRLYTAGENKAFLDPFSPEQEEEVMFWQSVLENTHQQFIEAVKQGRGDRLADDERLFSGLVWSGDQAVELGLVDGVGSASHVARQIIGQEELVDYSRRKSPLQDIVDQLGVAFGTGFASQLMESRLELR, translated from the coding sequence ATGAGTGACTGGGATTCCGATAAGTCCCCTGATTGGGGAGATGAGCCAGTGGAGCCTGAAAAGGACAGTAAGCCGTTGTTTGGCCGCAAGTCGCCAAAATTGCCGCCGGAGTCCGGCCGGGACTGGAAACTCATTGAAAAACTGGTGATGTCGCTCCAGGCCGAGCAGCGTAGAAGCCGCCGGTGGGGGATTTTTTTCAAGCTCCTTACCTTCGGTTATCTGATTGCGTTGCTTTTCATGCTGAAGGCTCCGTTCGGAGACACTTTGAGCAGTGTCTCTGGTAAGCATACCGCCCTGGTTGAGATTAACGGCCCGATAGCGGCGGATGAGCTGGCGAGCGCCGATAATATTGTCGGTTCGCTTCGTTCTGCTTTTGAGGAGCCAAACTCGGTGGCGGTGATTCTTCGAATCAACAGCCCCGGCGGAAGCCCGGTTCAGTCGGGGTACGTATACGATGAAATAAAGCGGCTGCGTGAAGAATATCCGGAAAAGAAAGTGTACGCCGTGATTTCCGACATCGGCGCTTCCGGGGCTTATTATATCGCCTCGGCCGCCGATGAGATTTACGCCAATCGTGCCAGCCTTGTGGGGTCCATTGGCGTTGTTGCCGGTGGCTTCGGCTTTACCGGTGTGATGGAAAAGATTGGGGTTGATCGACGCCTGTACACAGCGGGTGAGAATAAGGCCTTCCTTGATCCTTTTTCGCCAGAGCAGGAAGAAGAAGTGATGTTCTGGCAGAGTGTGCTCGAAAACACCCATCAACAGTTCATTGAGGCGGTAAAGCAGGGTCGGGGTGATCGGCTGGCCGATGATGAGCGTCTGTTCAGCGGTCTGGTCTGGAGCGGCGACCAGGCGGTCGAGCTCGGCCTGGTGGATGGGGTGGGCAGCGCTTCGCACGTCGCCCGGCAGATTATCGGCCAGGAAGAGCTGGTGGATTACAGTCGTCGCAAATCGCCGCTCCAGGACATTGTTGACCAGCTTGGCGTTGCCTTCGGGACGGGCTTTGCCAGTCAGCTGATGGAGTCCCGTCTGGAGCTTCGTTAA
- a CDS encoding HAD family hydrolase gives MNVRVVIFDWDGTLVDSVEHIADSLHQAATDLGYPALEREAYRDIIGLGMVEALEKLYPGISCDEMNSIREGYAGYFFSKTTTPQNVFEGMADVVADLRGSGRSCSVATGKSRRGLDSALVSSGLGSYFEITRCADETRSKPDPAMLEQILNFYGIEPAEAVMVGDTRYDLEMARRIGMPSIGVEWGVHKRDVLGDYSPHAIVDTVPGLRRVLGL, from the coding sequence ATGAACGTCAGAGTGGTTATTTTTGACTGGGACGGGACGCTGGTGGATTCGGTCGAGCACATCGCCGACAGCCTGCATCAGGCGGCGACCGATCTGGGTTACCCGGCCCTGGAGCGTGAGGCCTACCGGGATATAATCGGTCTTGGTATGGTCGAAGCGCTGGAGAAACTTTATCCGGGCATCAGTTGTGACGAGATGAATAGTATCCGGGAGGGCTATGCGGGTTACTTCTTCAGCAAGACCACCACGCCCCAGAATGTGTTTGAGGGTATGGCGGATGTGGTGGCTGACCTTCGCGGTTCTGGTCGCAGCTGTTCCGTCGCCACCGGCAAGAGCCGTCGGGGGCTCGATTCGGCCCTCGTTTCCAGCGGGCTTGGCAGTTATTTCGAGATAACCCGGTGCGCGGATGAGACCCGCTCAAAGCCGGATCCTGCAATGCTCGAGCAGATTCTGAATTTCTACGGAATTGAGCCGGCCGAAGCGGTAATGGTCGGCGACACCCGCTACGATCTCGAAATGGCCCGGCGTATCGGAATGCCTTCCATCGGTGTCGAGTGGGGCGTACACAAGCGTGATGTTCTGGGTGACTATTCGCCCCATGCCATTGTTGATACCGTGCCCGGCCTGCGCCGGGTACTTGGGCTCTGA
- the rluC gene encoding 23S rRNA pseudouridine(955/2504/2580) synthase RluC: protein MGRGGGGAVAHRGDVRQGVRWVTVGEDNEGQRVDNFLLAQLRGVPKSIIYRLVRKGEVRVNKGRVRPDTRLKTGDQVRIPPVIRKEKPEQVAPGSRVQGVIEAAVIFENEQMLVVNKPSGIAVHGGSGLSFGLIEVLRSARPSAKFLELVHRLDRDTSGLVMVAKKRSALRYLQDELRQKRVRKHYHALVAGDWQASVDRVDVPLLRYEMPNGERRVKVDESGKASLTTFRCLYRYQGYSLVEASPITGRTHQIRVHSAWAGHPIAGDDKYMDDVSLKAFRAIGGQRLMLHARALEFTLPVSGEAVRLEAPYDDAFSEALEKLGARIKGTGQ from the coding sequence ATGGGAAGGGGTGGTGGTGGGGCGGTGGCACACCGCGGCGACGTTCGCCAGGGGGTGCGGTGGGTCACTGTGGGTGAGGACAATGAAGGTCAGAGGGTGGATAATTTTCTTTTGGCGCAGCTGCGCGGCGTGCCGAAAAGTATTATCTACCGCCTGGTCAGAAAGGGCGAGGTTCGGGTCAACAAGGGTCGGGTGAGGCCAGACACCCGGCTGAAAACCGGTGACCAGGTGCGGATTCCTCCCGTAATTCGCAAGGAAAAGCCGGAGCAGGTCGCGCCCGGCTCCCGGGTGCAGGGGGTCATTGAGGCCGCGGTCATTTTCGAGAATGAACAGATGCTGGTGGTCAACAAACCCTCCGGCATTGCCGTTCATGGCGGCAGTGGCCTGAGTTTCGGTCTGATTGAAGTCTTGCGTTCGGCCCGGCCATCGGCAAAGTTTCTGGAGCTTGTGCACCGGCTGGATCGTGACACGTCCGGCCTGGTTATGGTGGCCAAGAAGCGCTCAGCACTGCGCTATCTGCAGGACGAACTTCGCCAGAAACGGGTAAGAAAGCACTACCACGCGTTGGTGGCCGGTGACTGGCAGGCCAGTGTTGACCGGGTTGATGTCCCCCTTCTGCGTTACGAGATGCCCAATGGCGAGCGTCGGGTGAAGGTTGACGAATCGGGGAAAGCGTCATTGACTACCTTCCGTTGCCTTTATCGTTATCAGGGCTACAGCCTGGTGGAGGCCTCACCCATAACCGGGCGAACACACCAGATCAGGGTTCACAGTGCCTGGGCGGGTCATCCGATTGCAGGTGACGACAAGTATATGGATGATGTCAGCCTGAAAGCGTTCAGGGCGATCGGTGGGCAGCGCCTGATGCTTCATGCCAGGGCTCTCGAATTTACCTTGCCCGTGTCGGGGGAGGCCGTGCGCCTTGAGGCTCCGTACGACGATGCATTCAGCGAGGCGCTGGAAAAACTTGGGGCACGCATTAAAGGAACAGGTCAATGA